From Candidatus Brocadiaceae bacterium, the proteins below share one genomic window:
- a CDS encoding site-specific DNA-methyltransferase, which produces MKSISQKTYHRLINGDARDLSFLNNESVHLVVTSPPYWNLKRYQENPDQLGHIEKYEIFLGELKKVWKEVYRVLVPGGRLVCVVGDVCVSRRNFGRHLVFPLHADICVICRKIGFDNLNPIIWHKISNASFEVANGSKFLGKPYEPNAIIKNDIEFILMQRKPGGYRNPTEEQRKLSKINKKDFDNWFRQIWHITGASTRKHPAPFPLELATRLVRMFSFYGDTVLDPFCGTGTTMIASLKHGRNSIGLDIEPEYCKMATRYLKAESSSLFVNADPQFEKMIRDNFSHIKVCED; this is translated from the coding sequence ATGAAAAGCATCAGTCAAAAAACGTATCATAGGTTGATTAACGGAGATGCAAGGGATTTGTCATTTCTCAATAATGAATCTGTTCATTTGGTTGTAACATCACCTCCTTACTGGAATTTGAAACGATATCAAGAGAATCCTGATCAGCTAGGTCATATTGAAAAGTATGAAATATTTTTAGGCGAATTAAAAAAAGTATGGAAAGAAGTTTACCGAGTTTTAGTGCCAGGGGGAAGACTTGTTTGTGTTGTTGGTGATGTATGTGTTTCTCGTAGAAATTTCGGTCGTCACCTCGTCTTTCCTCTTCACGCTGACATCTGTGTAATTTGTCGCAAAATTGGATTTGACAATTTAAATCCAATTATCTGGCATAAAATATCGAATGCCAGTTTTGAGGTGGCTAACGGTTCAAAATTTTTAGGAAAACCATACGAACCAAACGCAATAATAAAAAATGACATTGAGTTTATTCTCATGCAGCGGAAACCTGGAGGATATAGGAATCCTACTGAAGAGCAAAGAAAACTAAGCAAGATAAATAAAAAAGATTTTGATAATTGGTTCAGACAAATATGGCATATCACAGGGGCATCGACAAGAAAACACCCTGCCCCATTTCCACTGGAATTAGCAACTCGTCTTGTAAGGATGTTTTCCTTTTATGGTGACACTGTGCTTGACCCATTCTGTGGAACTGGAACGACCATGATCGCATCATTGAAACATGGTCGGAATAGCATTGGTCTAGATATTGAACCCGAATACTGCAAAATGGCAACGCGTTATTTGAAAGCCGAAAGTAGTTCTCTTTTCGTAAATGCTGATCCGCAATTTGAGAAAATGATTCGCGATAATTTTTCACACATCAAAGTCTGTGAAGATTAG
- a CDS encoding PaeR7I family type II restriction endonuclease, whose amino-acid sequence MSQLIENIDKRIEKAVSHYWMTRYTQREKQQKKGINDAGLRSAVTGGAQMDGFIKLFTELIIEAGIEEKFIFHKKLLELPGFFRPTKEWDLLVVKDGQLIATLEAKSQVGPSFGNNFKNRTEEAMGSALDLWTAFREGAFNGGQQPFLGYFFMLEDCDASNRPIRVKESHFKVFPEFVEASYMKRYELFCRKLILERHYTSSSFIVSNEKNGKSGQFHEPANDLSFSIFAKSLAAHVRQFI is encoded by the coding sequence ATGTCACAACTAATTGAAAACATAGATAAAAGAATTGAAAAAGCAGTATCTCACTACTGGATGACTCGCTATACTCAGCGGGAAAAACAGCAAAAAAAAGGTATTAATGACGCTGGCCTAAGAAGTGCTGTGACTGGTGGTGCTCAAATGGACGGTTTTATCAAACTTTTCACTGAGTTGATAATTGAGGCTGGGATTGAGGAGAAATTTATTTTTCATAAAAAACTCTTGGAGCTTCCAGGCTTTTTTCGCCCGACCAAAGAATGGGACTTACTTGTGGTTAAAGATGGTCAATTGATAGCTACTTTAGAGGCAAAGTCTCAGGTGGGACCTTCATTTGGAAACAATTTCAAGAATAGAACAGAAGAAGCAATGGGAAGCGCTCTCGATCTCTGGACAGCTTTCAGAGAAGGTGCTTTCAATGGAGGACAACAACCTTTTCTTGGATATTTCTTTATGCTTGAGGATTGTGATGCCTCGAACAGACCCATACGCGTAAAAGAATCCCATTTTAAGGTCTTTCCAGAATTTGTTGAAGCATCTTATATGAAAAGATATGAGCTATTTTGTAGAAAGCTTATATTGGAGCGTCATTACACATCCTCATCCTTTATTGTCTCTAATGAAAAAAATGGCAAGTCGGGCCAATTTCATGAACCTGCAAATGATCTTTCATTCTCAATTTTTGCTAAATCTCTCGCGGCACATGTTAGGCAATTTATATGA
- a CDS encoding anion permease has product MTFWAFPPEQKKIEDDATIIDKEIASLGGLNKGEKYTLCVFVLTCLAWTFRMNTDIGPLVIPGWANYFGLENLVRDSTIAIAASILLFLLPVDLKKREFVLDWNSAVKLPWGILILFGGGFVLAKGFTVTGLSGWIGHSIAGIGTLPILVMIIVICLFMTFLTEMTSNTAAATMILPVLAALSGTLGVHPFALMLPATLSASCAFMLPVATPPNAIIFSSGQIAIPQMARTGLFLNLLGVVVITMLMYFVAVPVFGMILSESPAWVMKK; this is encoded by the coding sequence CTGACATTCTGGGCCTTTCCCCCCGAACAGAAAAAGATTGAGGATGATGCCACCATTATTGATAAGGAGATCGCATCATTGGGGGGCCTGAATAAGGGAGAGAAATACACGTTATGTGTTTTTGTGCTTACCTGTCTTGCATGGACGTTTCGAATGAATACCGACATTGGTCCCCTGGTAATTCCCGGCTGGGCAAACTACTTCGGACTGGAAAACCTTGTACGTGATTCAACAATCGCGATTGCCGCATCAATCCTCTTGTTTCTTCTTCCCGTTGATCTGAAAAAACGGGAATTTGTACTCGACTGGAACTCAGCAGTGAAGCTGCCGTGGGGAATTCTTATTCTCTTTGGCGGTGGTTTCGTTTTGGCAAAGGGATTTACGGTCACCGGCCTTTCCGGTTGGATCGGTCACAGCATAGCAGGTATAGGCACTCTTCCCATCCTAGTAATGATAATCGTTATCTGTTTGTTCATGACGTTCCTTACTGAGATGACTTCTAATACGGCCGCCGCGACGATGATTCTGCCTGTGCTCGCCGCCTTGTCCGGCACACTTGGTGTACATCCTTTTGCGTTAATGCTCCCCGCGACACTTTCTGCTTCCTGTGCGTTCATGCTCCCCGTTGCAACACCTCCAAACGCGATTATTTTCAGCAGCGGTCAAATTGCGATACCCCAGATGGCTCGAACCGGTCTATTCCTTAACCTGCTTGGCGTGGTGGTAATAACGATGCTTATGTATTTCGTTGCCGTCCCTGTTTTTGGCATGATACTTTCAGAATCGCCGGCATGGGTAATGAAAAAGTAA
- a CDS encoding cobalamin B12-binding domain-containing protein yields MPTQRCRGRVLIGKPGLDGHDRGAKIIARSLRDDGFEVVYTGIRRTPEEIALTAIQEDVDAVGLSVLSGAHNELFLEVLKALHQAKGGNIPVIGGGIIPREDIQHLKDLGMYEIFTSGTPIQTILNAFRDATGKYRQKKHIYQSRKKIRKFSRQKALNMSYYLYDTVYPIRR; encoded by the coding sequence ATGCCCACACAACGATGCCGTGGAAGGGTATTAATAGGAAAGCCTGGCCTGGATGGTCATGATCGAGGAGCAAAAATTATTGCCCGCAGTCTCCGTGATGATGGATTTGAAGTTGTTTACACAGGTATTCGCCGGACGCCTGAAGAAATTGCGTTAACGGCAATACAGGAGGATGTGGATGCTGTCGGTCTTTCAGTCCTCTCCGGAGCGCATAACGAACTTTTTCTCGAAGTATTGAAGGCCCTTCATCAGGCAAAAGGGGGCAATATACCTGTAATAGGTGGAGGCATCATTCCCAGGGAAGATATTCAACATTTAAAGGACCTGGGAATGTATGAAATTTTTACCTCCGGAACGCCGATTCAAACAATCTTGAACGCATTCAGAGATGCCACCGGAAAATATCGTCAGAAAAAACATATATACCAGTCACGAAAAAAAATTAGAAAATTCTCGAGACAAAAGGCCCTAAATATGTCATACTATCTTTATGACACCGTTTACCCTATCAGAAGATGA
- a CDS encoding IS630 family transposase: MEFYKELKETKDARDPIYFMDGTHPHHNSVAAYGWIKKGKTKELKSNTGRQRLNINGAINIESVNTVVDYGDSVNAQSTISLLKKIESKHSEAEVIYTICDNAKYYRSKKVKEYLKGSKVKIVYLPPYSPNLNLIERLWKYFHKIVLYNKYYATFDEFKKACKSFFRQMKKYKEDIGSLLTENFQIIGINT; the protein is encoded by the coding sequence ATAGAATTTTACAAAGAATTAAAGGAAACCAAAGATGCCAGGGATCCTATTTATTTTATGGATGGCACTCATCCGCACCACAACAGTGTTGCAGCATATGGTTGGATCAAAAAAGGAAAAACGAAAGAACTCAAGAGCAACACAGGTCGTCAAAGACTCAATATCAATGGTGCCATTAATATTGAAAGTGTAAATACCGTGGTTGATTATGGAGATTCCGTAAACGCGCAGTCAACGATCTCTTTACTGAAAAAGATTGAATCAAAGCATTCAGAAGCAGAGGTTATTTATACCATATGCGATAATGCTAAATATTACCGGTCGAAAAAGGTGAAAGAATATTTGAAAGGATCTAAAGTAAAGATTGTGTATTTACCACCGTATTCACCAAATTTGAACTTAATAGAAAGGCTTTGGAAATATTTCCATAAAATAGTTCTTTATAATAAATACTATGCAACGTTTGACGAGTTCAAAAAGGCATGTAAATCTTTTTTCAGACAGATGAAAAAATACAAGGAAGATATTGGCTCTTTATTGACTGAGAATTTTCAGATAATAGGCATAAATACCTAA
- the meaB gene encoding methylmalonyl Co-A mutase-associated GTPase MeaB has translation MNDIDEIVKGIYLKEPRAIARAISIIEDGDQRAGAILKQINTKNIQESTILGITGPIGTGKSTIINQLIAYYRKQGGRVGIVAIDPSSPVSGGAFLGDRIRMMRHAMDKDVVVRSMATRGKQGGLCAAAVAAVRIMICSGCNPVIIETVGVGQTEIDVVGIADITVLVLAPGVGDEIQAMKAGMIEIADIVVVNKAECPGADTLVMELRNMIHQRNCPVCPVIAREAYGIENLAASIEVIDRERRKNGQFAEKRRQTRETEIIDCAIEIIREEIRRRFRECPGNYTGDPHAIARKFVNDICVSEPDLSKRKRSEVFS, from the coding sequence ATGAATGATATTGATGAAATTGTGAAGGGTATTTATTTAAAGGAGCCGCGCGCAATTGCACGCGCTATTTCAATCATCGAAGATGGTGACCAGAGGGCTGGCGCAATTCTGAAACAAATAAATACGAAAAACATTCAGGAATCGACGATACTGGGCATTACCGGGCCTATTGGAACAGGAAAGTCAACAATAATTAATCAATTGATTGCTTATTATCGTAAACAGGGAGGCAGAGTCGGAATTGTGGCGATAGACCCATCTTCTCCGGTATCCGGAGGCGCCTTTCTGGGGGATCGCATAAGAATGATGAGGCACGCGATGGACAAAGATGTGGTGGTACGCTCTATGGCAACAAGGGGAAAACAGGGAGGATTATGCGCCGCCGCTGTTGCTGCCGTCAGGATAATGATCTGCTCGGGCTGTAATCCCGTCATCATAGAGACTGTAGGAGTCGGGCAGACGGAAATTGACGTTGTCGGGATTGCGGATATTACCGTATTGGTGTTGGCGCCCGGTGTTGGCGATGAGATACAGGCAATGAAGGCCGGTATGATAGAAATAGCGGATATCGTGGTTGTGAACAAAGCGGAGTGCCCGGGGGCAGACACCTTGGTTATGGAATTGAGGAATATGATCCATCAGAGAAATTGCCCTGTTTGCCCTGTTATTGCCAGAGAGGCATACGGAATAGAAAATCTTGCAGCTTCCATTGAAGTAATCGACCGGGAACGACGCAAAAACGGACAATTTGCAGAGAAACGGAGACAAACGAGAGAAACGGAAATAATAGATTGTGCCATTGAGATAATACGTGAAGAGATCAGGAGGCGCTTTAGGGAATGTCCGGGAAATTATACAGGTGACCCACACGCAATTGCCCGTAAGTTCGTTAACGACATTTGCGTATCCGAACCAGACCTGTCAAAAAGAAAGCGCTCGGAGGTGTTTTCATGA
- a CDS encoding methylmalonyl-CoA mutase family protein → MNEHPAFLKWKETVLKKTLERFPERQKEFKTDSGLTSERLALPETLDEKYLSKIGFPGQYPFTRGVQSTMYRGRLWTMRQYAGFSSAEESNKRYRYLLEQGTTGLSVAFDLPTQIGYDSDHKISRGEVGRVGAAINTCADMEALFNGIPLDKVSTSMTINSPTAILLAMYVVTAEKQGIKPARLAGTVQNDILKEYVARGTYIFPPHPSIRLMTDIIEWCGREMPQFNTISVSGYHIREAGSTAVQEIAFAFANACTYVEAAISAGLDVDVFAPRMTFFFNASSDFLEEIAKFRAARRLWARLMKERFKAKDPGSQRLRFHTQTAGYTLTARQVDNNIVRVTLQALAAVLGGTQSLHTNSRDEAITLPTEDSVRTALRTQQVIAYESGVCNTVDPLAGSFYIENMTDRIEQEISAQIDKIDAVGGMIAAIESGFVQRQIEDSSYAYQQQIENGERIVVGLNKFQETEEVSPPVFHINKFTEENQIMKLSKIRAKRDNRRVRKALSVLEEVARGKENVMPPVIEAVRCYTTLGEICDVLRKVFGIYRETKGY, encoded by the coding sequence ATGAATGAGCATCCTGCATTTCTTAAATGGAAGGAAACAGTTCTCAAAAAAACACTGGAACGGTTTCCGGAAAGACAGAAGGAATTTAAAACAGATTCCGGTCTTACCTCGGAACGTCTCGCGTTGCCGGAGACGCTTGATGAAAAATACTTGTCGAAAATAGGTTTTCCGGGTCAATACCCCTTTACAAGAGGGGTTCAGTCCACGATGTATCGTGGTCGCCTCTGGACGATGAGGCAGTATGCGGGATTTTCCTCCGCTGAAGAGTCCAACAAGAGATACCGTTATCTGCTGGAGCAGGGAACAACCGGACTTTCCGTGGCATTCGATCTGCCGACACAGATTGGCTATGATTCCGATCATAAAATAAGCCGGGGTGAGGTTGGAAGGGTAGGGGCCGCAATAAATACATGTGCCGATATGGAAGCGCTTTTTAACGGAATTCCGCTGGATAAGGTTTCTACTTCTATGACAATAAATTCTCCCACGGCAATATTGCTTGCCATGTATGTTGTGACGGCGGAAAAACAGGGGATAAAGCCTGCCCGGCTTGCCGGGACTGTGCAAAACGATATACTGAAAGAGTACGTTGCCCGCGGAACATATATTTTCCCGCCTCACCCGAGCATACGTTTAATGACAGACATTATAGAATGGTGCGGCAGGGAAATGCCGCAATTTAATACGATCTCTGTTTCCGGGTATCATATACGAGAAGCAGGTTCTACGGCGGTACAGGAAATAGCGTTTGCTTTCGCCAATGCCTGCACGTATGTGGAAGCGGCAATCAGTGCGGGACTGGATGTTGATGTATTTGCTCCGCGCATGACGTTTTTCTTTAATGCATCATCCGATTTCCTGGAAGAAATAGCGAAGTTCAGAGCTGCCCGAAGACTTTGGGCCAGATTGATGAAGGAACGATTCAAGGCAAAAGATCCTGGTTCACAGAGACTTCGGTTTCATACGCAAACTGCCGGTTATACACTGACAGCACGGCAGGTTGACAACAACATTGTCAGGGTAACACTGCAGGCCCTTGCCGCGGTGCTTGGGGGAACACAATCTTTGCACACAAATTCCCGAGATGAGGCCATTACTCTTCCCACGGAGGACTCTGTTCGAACAGCCTTGCGTACACAACAGGTCATAGCATATGAATCAGGAGTATGTAATACGGTTGATCCCCTTGCCGGATCGTTCTACATTGAAAATATGACGGATAGAATTGAACAGGAAATTTCTGCGCAGATCGACAAAATTGATGCTGTTGGTGGCATGATTGCCGCAATAGAGTCAGGTTTTGTTCAGCGTCAAATAGAAGACTCCTCATACGCATACCAACAGCAAATAGAAAACGGTGAACGAATAGTTGTAGGACTGAATAAATTTCAGGAGACTGAAGAGGTCTCTCCGCCCGTTTTTCATATTAATAAATTTACTGAAGAAAACCAGATAATGAAACTGTCAAAAATACGTGCCAAACGAGATAATCGAAGGGTCAGGAAGGCATTGTCAGTCCTTGAAGAGGTTGCCCGGGGAAAAGAGAATGTAATGCCTCCTGTTATTGAAGCGGTGCGTTGCTATACAACTTTGGGGGAAATCTGTGATGTCCTGCGTAAGGTATTTGGCATTTACCGGGAAACAAAAGGATACTGA
- the mce gene encoding methylmalonyl-CoA epimerase, protein MIQKIDHLGIAVRSLDETVLYYEQALGLKCSGKEEAPSQKVKIAFFQVGDVRLELLEPTSVDSAVAQFLEKHGEGVHHVAFATDSIDEQLSMAKNAGCRLIHETPIKGAGGRQVAFLHPKSTYGVLTEFCSIEIKQKNHV, encoded by the coding sequence ATGATACAAAAAATCGATCATCTGGGAATTGCAGTACGGTCACTCGACGAAACCGTTCTCTATTATGAGCAGGCTCTTGGGTTAAAGTGCAGCGGCAAAGAAGAAGCGCCTTCACAGAAGGTAAAGATTGCCTTTTTTCAGGTAGGAGACGTTCGCCTTGAACTTCTTGAGCCTACTTCTGTTGACAGCGCTGTAGCGCAATTTCTTGAGAAACATGGAGAGGGTGTACATCACGTTGCGTTTGCTACAGATAGCATTGATGAACAATTGTCAATGGCAAAAAATGCGGGTTGCCGTCTGATCCATGAGACTCCCATAAAAGGAGCGGGAGGCAGGCAAGTTGCCTTTCTCCATCCGAAATCCACTTACGGAGTACTTACGGAATTTTGTTCGATTGAAATCAAGCAGAAAAACCATGTTTAA
- a CDS encoding sodium ion-translocating decarboxylase subunit beta translates to MMLSIIKLLHLLPLQQVSWQMAVMWIIAFILLYLAVYRGFEPLLLVPIAFGALIANLPTHGMINPPIDGRPGGLFYYISKGITWEIFPPLVFLGVGALSDFGPLIANPRTLLLGAAAQLGICVTFIAAVLLGFSPDQAASVSIIGGADGPVAIFTSNKLSPELIAPISISAYLYISLVPLIQPPIMRMFTSKQERRIRMKSLRKVSRLEKLLFCLIITIAGVLIVPDASSLITMLMLGNFLRECGVTDRLSHAAQNEIINGVTIFLGVCVGITMTGVRFLTIETLKIVFIGAIAFGISTAGGILMAKLMNRIDPKNPINPLIGAAGVSAVPMSARVVQMEGQREDKNNYLLMHAMGPNVSGVIGTAVVAGYFIARLMK, encoded by the coding sequence ATGATGTTAAGCATAATTAAATTATTGCATTTATTGCCACTTCAACAGGTATCATGGCAAATGGCAGTAATGTGGATAATTGCCTTTATATTACTGTATCTTGCGGTTTACAGAGGTTTTGAACCATTATTGCTTGTTCCGATTGCCTTCGGGGCGCTTATAGCAAATCTTCCTACGCATGGCATGATAAATCCTCCTATAGATGGCAGGCCGGGAGGATTATTTTACTATATTTCAAAGGGGATTACCTGGGAGATATTTCCTCCCCTGGTTTTTTTAGGAGTAGGCGCCTTGTCAGACTTTGGCCCATTAATAGCGAATCCCCGCACCCTTTTACTCGGCGCTGCAGCCCAGTTGGGGATATGTGTGACATTTATTGCCGCCGTCTTATTGGGCTTTTCCCCTGATCAGGCGGCGTCGGTAAGCATTATCGGCGGCGCGGATGGTCCTGTTGCCATTTTTACAAGTAATAAACTTTCCCCCGAACTTATTGCGCCGATATCCATAAGCGCTTATCTTTATATATCTCTCGTTCCCTTGATTCAGCCTCCTATTATGCGGATGTTCACGTCAAAACAGGAAAGAAGAATACGAATGAAATCGCTCCGGAAAGTGTCAAGATTAGAGAAATTGCTTTTTTGTTTGATTATCACAATTGCCGGCGTACTGATAGTTCCTGATGCTTCATCATTGATTACCATGTTAATGCTGGGAAATTTCCTGCGTGAGTGTGGAGTGACAGATCGATTGTCACATGCAGCACAAAACGAGATTATTAATGGTGTTACGATTTTCCTTGGAGTGTGTGTGGGCATTACTATGACGGGAGTACGATTTCTTACTATTGAAACGCTGAAGATTGTTTTTATCGGCGCAATTGCCTTTGGAATTTCGACTGCAGGAGGAATTCTTATGGCGAAGTTAATGAACAGAATCGACCCGAAAAATCCCATTAATCCTTTGATTGGCGCAGCCGGAGTATCAGCCGTTCCCATGTCGGCGAGGGTTGTTCAAATGGAAGGACAAAGAGAGGACAAAAATAACTATTTGCTTATGCATGCGATGGGGCCAAATGTTTCCGGTGTTATCGGCACCGCTGTTGTTGCAGGCTACTTTATCGCAAGATTGATGAAGTAA
- a CDS encoding alpha-amylase family glycosyl hydrolase — translation MPHEEHYTRLTLEDRLKLIEDSLKFIYSEEDAANAYKEVVALIETYRQKVTSSPYYLTQKDIILITYGDQVFHHGETALATLYRFLNEYVQDVINTVHILPFYPYSSDDGFSIVNYKGVCPLKGSWKDIGNIKKNHRIMFDGVINHMSQLSDWFTSYLANIPEYEGFFIDVDPSADLSAVIRPRTSPLLTEFIDDEGKIRNIWTTFGSDQVDLNYANYKVLLKILDVLLFYIEKGASLIRLDAIAFIWKEIGTPCVHLPKTHELIQLMREVLHAVAPEVIIITETNVPHGENVSYFGSGHDEAQMVYNFALPPLLAFSILKSDTTKLTHWAKGLSLPSNSVCFFNFTASHDGIGVRAVNELLNNEEMDFLIRSTLEHEGLVSYRAIGKEDESPYELNCSYMDLLTHPKEEDTVRVKRMMLSQAVVLAMPGVPGIYFHSLVGSQNYHEAVRKTRIKRSINRDRLNYDNLKELLEEEGSLQKIHFKRYKQLLSIRISEEAFNPFGKFEILDLGNKVFVMKRHATDENESILTLFNFDGKSTEITLPEEETAPFVDIITHIKINNQNILLEPYQIIWLKKYREHSS, via the coding sequence ATGCCACACGAAGAACACTATACCCGGCTTACGCTCGAAGACCGGTTAAAACTCATAGAAGATTCATTAAAATTTATTTACTCTGAAGAGGATGCGGCAAACGCCTATAAGGAGGTCGTAGCACTTATCGAAACGTACAGACAAAAAGTAACAAGTTCCCCCTATTATCTGACGCAAAAAGATATCATCCTCATCACCTATGGAGATCAGGTTTTTCATCATGGAGAAACGGCGCTGGCCACCTTGTACCGGTTTTTAAACGAATACGTTCAGGATGTCATCAATACCGTCCATATCCTGCCATTTTACCCATATTCTTCCGATGATGGATTTTCAATTGTAAACTACAAAGGCGTATGCCCGCTCAAAGGATCATGGAAAGATATAGGTAATATTAAGAAAAACCACAGAATAATGTTTGATGGTGTTATCAATCATATGTCTCAGCTCAGTGACTGGTTCACCAGTTATCTGGCAAATATTCCGGAGTATGAAGGTTTTTTCATTGATGTTGACCCGAGCGCCGATCTGTCAGCCGTGATACGACCAAGGACATCGCCCCTTTTAACCGAGTTTATTGATGATGAAGGAAAAATACGCAATATCTGGACAACCTTCGGCAGCGATCAGGTAGATTTGAATTATGCCAACTACAAGGTCTTGCTGAAAATTCTGGATGTATTGCTCTTCTATATCGAAAAGGGCGCTTCGCTCATAAGGCTTGATGCAATCGCATTTATATGGAAAGAGATCGGAACACCCTGTGTTCATCTGCCAAAGACCCACGAGTTAATTCAGCTTATGCGTGAGGTTCTGCATGCGGTTGCTCCTGAAGTGATCATAATAACAGAGACAAATGTGCCTCACGGCGAAAATGTTTCCTACTTTGGAAGCGGTCATGACGAAGCACAAATGGTCTACAACTTCGCGCTTCCCCCGCTTCTGGCATTTTCTATTCTGAAATCCGACACAACAAAACTCACCCATTGGGCAAAAGGACTCTCCCTGCCGAGCAACAGCGTATGTTTTTTCAATTTTACCGCAAGTCATGACGGTATCGGGGTAAGGGCGGTAAATGAACTTTTAAACAATGAAGAGATGGACTTTTTAATACGATCGACGCTTGAACATGAAGGACTGGTTTCTTACAGGGCAATTGGAAAGGAGGATGAGTCCCCGTATGAATTGAATTGCAGTTATATGGATTTATTAACACATCCAAAAGAGGAAGATACTGTAAGAGTAAAAAGGATGATGCTCTCACAGGCGGTAGTGCTCGCAATGCCGGGGGTTCCGGGCATTTACTTTCACTCACTTGTCGGCTCTCAAAACTATCATGAAGCCGTGAGAAAAACGAGAATCAAACGATCCATAAACAGAGACAGATTAAATTATGACAACCTGAAAGAATTACTCGAAGAAGAGGGCAGTCTGCAAAAGATTCATTTTAAACGATACAAACAACTCTTGTCCATCAGGATAAGCGAGGAAGCCTTCAATCCATTCGGCAAATTTGAGATTTTGGACCTGGGAAACAAGGTGTTTGTCATGAAACGGCATGCGACAGATGAAAATGAGTCAATACTGACGCTCTTTAACTTCGATGGAAAGAGTACGGAGATAACTCTCCCAGAAGAAGAAACGGCACCTTTCGTTGATATCATCACGCATATAAAAATAAATAATCAAAATATCCTGTTAGAACCGTATCAAATCATATGGCTGAAAAAATACAGGGAGCATTCGAGTTAA